One Rhodoferax ferrireducens T118 DNA segment encodes these proteins:
- a CDS encoding class I SAM-dependent methyltransferase: MSDLNSKAKVFNAAMAPRLDKLYASPQIVEQRRRLRELILAKPGETGVDIGCGLGHLSCELAREVMPGGRLLAIDVSADMVAGVTERAQREGLADLIETRLGDATALDLPDASVDFVVAVQSYSYVPNVEQAIAEAARVLRPGGRLAVLETDWDMCVYESEDAAQMRRIFDGRWRFAHWQLPRQLHRMFHNAGLRLDKTEAYPLLETRYDPDSFGVGLIAIARNAAVRNGVNALEADAWVADICSRQRDGEYFFCANRFMFVAVK, translated from the coding sequence ATGTCCGACCTTAATTCCAAAGCTAAAGTGTTCAATGCGGCTATGGCGCCGCGCCTAGACAAGCTGTACGCCAGCCCACAAATCGTTGAGCAGCGCCGCCGTTTGCGTGAACTCATTTTGGCAAAACCGGGAGAGACTGGCGTCGACATCGGTTGCGGCCTGGGGCACCTAAGCTGCGAACTCGCACGCGAGGTCATGCCTGGTGGACGCTTGCTCGCCATTGACGTAAGCGCCGACATGGTGGCAGGCGTCACCGAGCGGGCTCAGCGCGAAGGGCTGGCCGATCTGATCGAAACACGCTTGGGCGATGCAACCGCGTTGGATCTGCCTGACGCGAGCGTCGACTTTGTGGTTGCGGTGCAAAGCTACTCGTATGTGCCAAACGTTGAGCAGGCGATTGCCGAGGCGGCGCGTGTGTTGCGTCCGGGCGGACGGTTGGCCGTTCTGGAAACCGACTGGGATATGTGCGTGTACGAGTCAGAGGATGCAGCGCAGATGCGGCGTATATTTGACGGCCGCTGGCGCTTTGCGCACTGGCAGTTACCTCGCCAGCTACACCGTATGTTCCACAACGCGGGCCTGCGGCTGGACAAGACCGAGGCCTACCCCTTGCTCGAAACCCGCTACGACCCAGATTCTTTTGGCGTCGGCTTGATAGCGATCGCCCGAAACGCCGCTGTGCGCAACGGTGTGAACGCGCTGGAAGCCGACGCTTGGGTCGCCGACATCTGCTCTCGTCAGCGCGATGGTGAGTATTTTTTTTGCGCCAATCGCTTTATGTTCGTCGCAGTGAAGTGA
- a CDS encoding GntR family transcriptional regulator has product MTTLLKRAAKRTTTAKVASSKKVVRTRLTVDGEFDSMANNTSGPRYLQIARELTAAIATCQFPIGARLPTELELCEQFHISRFTAREAVRVLSSAGLVTRRQRVGTVVIATPSDARYTHTVSSVGDLFQYAQDTELRFMFVGKVALAKEKASQFGAAPGEEWVYAVGLRHGSIVEDAKGQEQAGRLICLTRLYLNPELKGIEARLRDRKTAVYAIIEREYGVPIQRVEQDLQSVALEADDAANLGALPGSPALLIVRRYFDERGRLMEVAENIHPGDRFTYRMQLRK; this is encoded by the coding sequence ATGACAACTCTACTAAAACGGGCCGCAAAGCGCACAACCACCGCAAAAGTTGCATCCAGCAAGAAAGTGGTACGCACTAGGCTCACTGTTGACGGCGAATTTGATTCTATGGCCAATAACACATCCGGCCCCCGCTACCTCCAGATCGCCCGCGAACTGACGGCCGCCATCGCGACCTGCCAATTTCCGATTGGCGCGCGATTGCCCACGGAACTGGAGCTGTGCGAGCAGTTCCATATCAGCCGCTTCACGGCGCGCGAAGCGGTGCGCGTGTTGTCCTCAGCAGGTCTCGTCACACGCCGACAGCGGGTCGGCACCGTGGTCATTGCGACCCCTTCGGATGCGCGTTACACGCACACGGTGTCGTCGGTCGGCGATCTGTTCCAGTACGCGCAGGACACTGAGTTGCGTTTCATGTTTGTCGGAAAGGTCGCGCTGGCAAAAGAGAAGGCATCGCAGTTCGGTGCGGCCCCCGGCGAGGAGTGGGTCTATGCGGTGGGCCTGCGTCATGGCAGCATTGTCGAGGATGCCAAGGGCCAGGAGCAGGCGGGCCGGCTCATCTGCTTGACGCGCCTGTACCTCAACCCCGAACTCAAGGGCATCGAGGCGAGGTTGCGCGACCGCAAGACCGCCGTGTACGCGATCATCGAGCGCGAGTACGGCGTGCCGATCCAGCGCGTGGAGCAGGACCTACAGAGCGTGGCGCTGGAGGCGGACGACGCCGCCAACCTGGGTGCACTGCCAGGATCGCCGGCGCTGCTGATTGTGCGCCGCTACTTCGATGAACGCGGCCGACTGATGGAAGTGGCTGAGAACATCCACCCAGGCGACCGGTTCACTTACCGCATGCAATTGCGCAAGTAG
- a CDS encoding GntR family transcriptional regulator, with product MHLKWIPELSLTNLDAELCEQCGISRFAAREAVRNLESAELVARRQRVGTVVIATPDDSLYTHDATSLRDPLQYAQDTTLNFVYAGKIAMPMA from the coding sequence GTGCATTTAAAGTGGATTCCCGAACTCTCTTTAACCAATCTGGATGCAGAGTTATGCGAGCAGTGTGGCATCAGTCGGTTTGCCGCGCGGGAGGCGGTTCGTAACCTTGAATCGGCGGAACTCGTCGCTCGTCGGCAGCGTGTCGGCACGGTCGTGATCGCGACACCCGATGACTCGCTCTACACCCACGACGCAACGTCCTTGCGCGACCCGCTCCAGTACGCACAGGACACGACACTGAATTTCGTTTACGCCGGAAAAATTGCCATGCCCATGGCGTAG
- a CDS encoding UTRA domain-containing protein, which produces MCATGTRRDSGNEQPICISRLFINRVFAGIEGKLREGKMAMYALIEKEYKISIRRVGQELQGIAPGLNDAGNLGTMTGPPSLRIVGRYYDSKRRLIEVANNIHPGDRFTYRTQLKIAAP; this is translated from the coding sequence ATTTGTGCGACGGGCACCCGGCGCGACAGCGGAAACGAGCAGCCGATCTGCATCTCGCGCCTGTTCATCAACCGGGTCTTCGCTGGCATTGAGGGCAAGCTGCGAGAAGGCAAGATGGCCATGTATGCCCTGATCGAAAAGGAATACAAGATTTCGATCCGGCGGGTGGGCCAAGAACTGCAAGGCATAGCGCCTGGTCTCAATGACGCCGGCAATCTCGGCACCATGACTGGCCCGCCAAGCTTACGTATTGTCGGTCGTTACTACGACTCAAAGCGCCGGCTCATTGAAGTGGCCAACAACATTCATCCAGGCGATCGCTTCACCTATCGCACGCAATTAAAAATAGCGGCGCCCTAG